ACCTGGACCAGGAGAAGACCCAGGTGACCGAGTTGCGTCGGGAGTGCGAGAAGCTGCAGGTGCAGATCGACGTGCTCCAGAAAACCAAACCGCAGGAGAAGACCATCTACAAGGAAGTGATCAGAGTGGAGAAGGACCCGGTCCTGGAGGGGGAGCGTTCCTGGGTGTGGGAGATGCTCAACAGGGAGCGCGCAACCCGGCAGAGCCGGGAGGAGGCGGCGAGGCGCCTGCGGGAGCAGATAGAGCGGGCGGAGGCGCTGAGGAGGACCTGGTCGCAGGAGGAAGCCGAGCTCCAGGAGGCCCGGGACCAGAAGAGCCAGGAGTGCAGGCAGCTGCAGGAGAAGCTGCGGGAGCTGGAGacgcagaagcagcagcaggtgCTGAGCCTGCAGGAGGAGTCGAAGCTGTTCGGCCGGAAGGCAGAGAGCGAGCGGCAGAGGGCAGCCCAGCGGGGCCATGAGCTCTCGCGGCTCGAGACGGCCATCCTCCGCGAGAAGGACCAGATCTACGAGAAGGAGAGGACCCTCCGGGACCTCCACACCAAGGTGAGCCGGGAGGAGCTCAGCCAGGAGACCCAGACGCGAGAGACCAACCTCTCCACCAAGATCTCCATCTTGGAGCCCGAGACGGGGAAGGACATGTCCCCGTACGAGGCCTACAAGAGGGGCATCATCGACCGAGGCCAGTACCTCCAGCTGCAGGAGCTCGAGTGTGACTGGGAGGAGGTCACCACCTTGGGTCCCCGTGGGGAGGAGTCTGTGCTCCTGGACCGCAAGAGCGGGAAGCAGTACTCCATCGAGGCCGCCCTGCGCTGCCGGCGCATCTCCAAGGAGGAGTACCATCTCTACACGGACGGCCACCTGCCCATCAGCGAGTTCGCCCTGCTCGTGGCCGGGGAGACCAAGCCCTGCTCCCCGCTCTCCATCGGCACCATCATCTCCAAGTCCCCACTGGCCTCCCCGGCCCCCCAGAGCACCAGATTCTtctctcccagcttctctctCAGGCTCAGCGAGGACAACTTCCCCATCGCCGGCGTCTACGACACAACCACGGACAACAAGGTCACCATCAAGATAGCCGTGGCCAAGAACATGCTGGACCCCATTACCGGGCAGAAGCTGCTGGAGGCGCAGGCAGCCACGGGGGGCATCGTGGACCTCCTCAGCCGGGAGCGCTACTCCGTGCACAAGGCTGTGGAGAGGGGACTGATCGAGAACAGCTCCTTGCAGAGGCTGCTCAATGCCCAGAAGGGCTTCACCGGCATCGAGGACCCCGTCACCAAGAAGAGGCTGTCGGTGAGCGAGGCCATCCAGAAGGGCTGGATGCCCCAGGAGAGCATGCTCCCGCACCTGCGGGTGCAGCACCTGACGGGAGGGCTCATCGACCCCAAGAGGACGGGCCGCATCCCCATCGCGCAGGCCATGCTCTCCGGCATGATCAGTGAAGAGCTGGCCCAGCTCCTGCAGGACGAGGCCAGCTACGAGAAGGATCTGACAGACCCCATCTCCAAGGAACGGCTGAACTACAAGGAGGCCATGGGGCGCTGCCGGAAGGACCCCCTGAGCAGCCTGCTGCTCCTCCCAGCCTCGCTGGAGGGGTACCACTGCCACCGCTCGGCCTCCCGCACTGGCCTGCACTCACTGCGCTGACGGGGGCCAAAGCAGTCACAGGAGCGTGTGTGAGGGGGGAGGGTAGGATGCATgcacccctgcccccagagcAGCCCGATCGAGGGGCTGGGTCTtccctctgtctgactgactCTCGGTGTTGGGCTCCCGCCCCTGACTTTGGTGCCCAGTCCATCCCCTGACCTGGATGGAGATCAGCAgttctgttttcctctctcctccctcctccctcaacCCAGTGCTTCCAATAAACGAATTCTCCTGGCGTCTTGTTCACATCTGGGAACATAAGAGTCGATTCGTCTGCAGCATGAGCACGAGGGACAGCACTGCTTGGGTCCTGGGGAGTGGACACGCCCAGCTGGCCCTGCTGGGGACGGGGTGCTTTCGGAGGCCTGTGGCTCCTCTGACTCTAGGAAGGACCCGACGGGGGCAGGCCACGGAGGATgatgccctcccccctccccctacccccactCCCCACCGGCTCAGGGCTTCTCAGTTCAGGCCAGGAACTGTCTTCAGCCCGCTGTCAACCTCCCCCTCGTCAGCAAGTCCCTGGTGTCCCCCTGAGCAGAGAAACACTGGAAAACTCAGGAATgcatcagttttattttctgttcttaaaGCCAGAAGCAAACAAACGTTAAGCATATCCCAGGTGACGAGACAACTAGTTAGAACACCCAGCCTGCCCCAGGATCAGGAAAATGTCCTCTCCCTCACCCCGCTTTCTGTTTAACTTGGGACCCTTAACTGGAACTCAACTCTTccccaaaacattttaaatccaGAAGACCAGCCGGGAGAAACTCTTTCCCCCGGGGTCTGGCTCTGCAACTGAGGGCCGGGCAGCGGAAGGGCACTAGGAGGGCTTGCTGGAGGCCCGGGCAGGTTTCCTACTCTCCTTAGCACCTGCCATTCTGGTGCCAGGGGACCCAGCCTCTGATGGACCCCCTCGGACATGGCGCTTCTGTGCCCCCATCTTGAAACGGCACCAGCAAACCCAACAAACAACCCAGGAACTCGCTAACCTGCTGGCAGGACAAACCCAAACTCAGCCCTCTGACGGCTGACGCCAAATTGCTCTCTCCCCAGATGTGTCCTCTTTCTTGGGAAGTGAGTAGGGAGGCAGGGGGGCAGCAGCTGGAGAGAGGCTTTGAGGCCTCACACCTTCTCAGCGGCAGAAACCCTCCAACACACACTAGCGCGGGGCCAGGGAGGCCTCGGTGGACGAGAAGTACGGATGCACAAGGGCGGCCTTGGCTGACATGCGCCGGCTGGGGTCATACTGCAGGAGTTGCTGCGGAGGAAGAGACAGACTGGGCCCGGGGGTGGCCAGGGCCCCAAGCCCCAAAGCAAAGCTGCCGCCACACCCAGACGGCACAAAGCCAGTACCTCCCAGCTTGAGAACCAGTTCTGGACGCTCCCGGAATCTGGGGACAAAGACTTCATTCTAGTCCAGCCCTAAGTCACCCCCTGTCTCCTTCACGTTACTGAGGCCGAGTCAGTCTCCCCCCTTCCTCAGGGAGCCTTCCAGGCTCCAGCCTAGTTCTAGTTGAGACAGACTTTTCTCTAGGTATCAGGATGAGGGAACCAAACCTGTCCAGGGAGCATGTTGAGGGTGGGGCAGAAACACAAAAATCCCTAAACCTGGCCAGGCTGTGGAAGGACCCCCCTGCCTTAGAGTAGCCAGGATGGAGGGCTAGGAGGCTCCATGGGAAATCCACTCCATCCTCCTGGCCCTGGGTTGGGAGACGCACACAGCCCTCTGGAAAGCTGGATACAGAGCCTGAAGATGAACTTCCTGCCCTGCCTTCCTCTGACCCAACACCAGACTAAAGAGAGAAACGTGCTCTGAGTCTTTGTGGGCAAGAATGGCTAGCTCTGCCTGAGGCCCTCTGGGCAGCCTGGCCTGGGCCAGCCCAAGGGGTCAAGAGGGTACAAGCAGAGGGGTGAGTGAGGACTGGGGCAGGGGCCGCGGCGAGCAGCGAGCAGCCTGCTCTGAACAGCCTCGTGTGAAGAGTAACCGCTGTGGAACGCACTGCGGGAGCACCGAGGCAGTGGGCGGTGTGGTCCCTTCTGGGAAAGCTTACAGCTTAGATGGGGTAATAATGTCCACGAGAAAAAATTACCAAAACACAAGGCAACTAAGAAAAAGGGCACATATAGCACAGCATAAAAACAAAGCTAACTAGAGGAGAGAAGTTTTAAAAGGGATGATGAACATTGGACCTATGATGGGAGAGGCTTCCAGGTGGAGCAATGGATACACATGGGGACAAGCGAACTCTGTATAGGGGTCAGCAAAGAGACGAGCTGGGACTCAGAAGGAACCAGGGCTGCATAAGAGGCTGGATGACAAAGGGGACACTTCTAGCAAGAGCAGCAGCTGGCGTGAGGAGGTCTTTCTCAGCCTCCCTGCCGCCCACCTGTACCTACCATGAGCAGGTCCTTGCCCTCTGGCTCCAGGTGGGGCACGatctcctccagccccttcctGGTCCACTTGGGGAAACTGCCCTTATAGTCAGGCAGCTGGGTGACTCCTGGCCACATGGCTTCATTGGGTGTCCCCAGGGTCCGAAAGATACGAAAGAGTTGGTCAATCTCAGAGTCGCCAGGAAACAGGGCTTTGCGGGTCACCTGGAACggggaaggggagaaggtgtGGGGTCTACTCCCTTGTCATGCAGAATCCAATACCAGAAAAGAGGCCAGACCAGGGAGGCACCTCCAAGATATCTTTCCCAGGGCTGTGCTAAAAGTCCTGGCCTTTTCTGGAAAAAGACCTTAGCCAGTCCCAAACACCCCTTAATCCACTTCTAACAGGAGAATCAGAGCCCCTtctaccccccaccccagaggACCCTGCCTGTGGCCTCCCTGGGGCCATGTCTGGCCCTCTCTCTACCATCTCTGCAAAGATGCAACCAATGCTCCAGACGTCCACAGCTGTCGAGTAGAACCTGCTTCCCAAGAGGATCTCGGGGGCACGATACCAGAGTGTCACCACCTGTGGGGACAAGAAAACAGTGTCATTCAGGGTAGCTGGGTGCACGGGTGacatcccttctctctcctctgtcctGCGGTACCTCATGGGTGTAGGAGCGCAGGGGCACCCCGAAGGCCCGAGCCAGTCCAAAGTCAGCCAGCTTGATGGCTCCCAACTCATTGATGAGCAGATTCTGGGGCTTCAGGTCTCGATGGATGACCCGATGCGAGTGGCAGAAGTTCACCCCCTGCAGCAGCTGGAAGAGGTAGCTCTGGAACAGCAAGCATGAGAAGGAGCTGGCTGAGCGGAGGCGGGGCCGGCTGAGCAGGCGTTCGCCGCAGGTTGCCCCCGTCCCGCCCCTGGTACCTTGACTACATGCAGGGGGAGCTTGGAGGCTGGGGTGGAGTCCATGTACTTCTTCAGGTCCTGGCTGAGGAACTCAAACACCAGGTAAAGCTTCTTCTCGCTGTGCACCACATCCAGCAGCCTGGCCAGGCGACACCAGTCAGCATGCGGCTCCCAGCCGGGCTGGGAGAGGCCCACTTCCCCGCTCCTTCAGGCCTCACCTGACGATGTTGGGATGCTTAAGCTCTTTGAGCAGGGAGATCTCCCTGATGGCAGTGCTTGGGACCCCCTCGGTCTCCCTGGAGAAGAGAGTGGTACAGCAGTGGAGGCAGCAGCTGAGCAGGCCCTTCTgctggggggtgggcggggggtgtCACCTATGTTCCTTATTCCCTAAGgatgcccaccccctccccagcgaTGGGGCTCTGTGCTCCTCGGCACACACCCATCACCCCCACCGGCCGGGGGCAAAGCCTGGTCGGGGTGAGGACGCATGAGGGCTGCACCTCCGTGGCCCCCGTGTAACTGGGGAGCACTCGGAAAAGGAGTGGAACACAAAACCCTGTGATGAGGGACGGATGGGTGGGCTGTGGGTCACCCCTGGACCAGGGGGTCTCAGAGGCCGTCCCAGAACTCACAAATCCAGCCTGATCTTCTTGAGAGCCACGAGCTGCCCGGTCTCCTTGTTCTTGGCCTTGTACACCACCCCATAGGTGCCCTCTCCGATCTTCTCCACCTTCTGGAACACATCCATGCCCGCAGAGCCGCCCTGGAAACAGAAGGCGCCTGGGGCGTTCGCCCCCATGCCCAGCACCCCCGCTGCCCCTCCAACCTCCACGGCACAGCCTGTCcagggcccccagccccgccccccgtCCCGGCTCCTGAGGCCTGGGGCccccagggctcaccctgctctgCCTGCCAGGccgcccaggcccaggcccggcTCCCACCACCCACcaaagccccagccccagccccagcccatgcCCGAGAACCTGGTGTGGCGCAGGGATGCCCCTCGCCCAGCCCAGGCCAGGCAGAaagccccaggccccaggaagCAGCTGCCCTGAGCCGGGCTACGGAGCACAGGAGGGCCCAAACTTCTTctgccccagcccccgcccctgcccagcCAGGCCTGGACCCCGGGGGGAAGAAGGCTGCCCAGAGGGGCCGCCCAGGGGGGGCCGGGGTCAACTCAGGACAGAGGTCAGAACCTTGGCAGGAGCAGCACCCACTGTGTCCCGGGCCCCCCACCAGGTCCTAAGCGTCCCCAGCGCCCTCCCGTCAGGCCCCCAGCCCAGAATTCACCACAAACCCTGCGCTCCCGCAGCCTCACTGCCGGGCCGGCTGCCTGCTCCGAGGCTCCCCCTGCTGGCCCCTGCCGGCGCTGCACCACGTGCACGCACTGCTACGTCACACCACATGGCTTTATTCACGAGGACCTTCTGCAACCCTCCAGGATCCACACGGGGCCCATCCCCCAGGGCCCCAGAGCCCGGCCTCTGATCTCTAGGCTTCCATTTCTGGGGCAATCCCAATGAAcaacccctcccctcttctctccaggAAGCTCCTGCATCTTCTCGGCGGCAGCTCCAgcgcgggggcggcggcggggagggggtggggcggtTTGCCAGGAGCTGCTGTTTCGCTTTCTACTGGCTGCTGTCCCTCTCTCGTTGGTACAGCCTCTGCTCCCGGATGGCTTGTTCTAACAAGGGGAGATTCATTCCTTCCACACAAGTCAGCACCCGGGCCTTCACCACGCAGTCTCCATCTGAAAGACACAGACACCAAGGCACAGGCAGTGTCAGCAACACACCCTGCAGATGCATTCCAGCCGTTTCCCCTCGACTTGTTCTCGGGCTTGGGTTTTGACAGAAGAGTCTGACAGGGCACAGGTGAGAAGGATGGTTTACAGGATGATGACCATTTGTCTACTTGGGCCTCAGAACTGCGGGCCCACCATGCACTACAGGCACGTGGCTGAAACTCAGGGGGTAGCCTGAAAATTCCACTCCGGCCCAGAGAGACGTAGCCTCTACTTCCCTCTTCTGTCATCTTAACTCCTGCCAGCTTCTCTGTAGCTCCCAAGTGCCCAGAGTTGAGGAGCAGTCTCAGTCACCACCCTAGTTCCCCATTTGTACCAGGGGAAGGGCCCCTTGGCTTCGTGGGGCTCACTGGCATTGGAAATTGGAGCAAAGAGAACCCCATATTTAATCAATCCAAGGGGAGAGTCTGGGCAAGTCATCCCACCCTGGCCAAGGGGCTGCGGGCGCTTCTAGCAGATGCTGTGGTGAGCTGATGGAAAGGTTTGTCAATGTTCAGGTGACACCAAATAGGAAGGACATCTGGGGTTCGCCCTTATAggttgttgtggggtttttttgcactatgttctctctgctctctgggcACGTCAATGAATACATTCAGTGTTCTAGAACATTATGCCGTCCTCTTTTGATGCCATTTTGAGATAGAGGCTCTCCCTGGTTAAAGTCTATGCCTAACTTTTCCTCTAGTCTAGGCCACTTTACTGATTTAACAGAGCCCGGGGGCAGAATTCAGAGAGCTGGACTGTGTAGATTCCAGGCTTCAACACAGAGAGATGAACTCATTTGAAACATGAGGTTGCCTGTGTGTCGTCAGCTTCTGTCGGCCCCAGCGCTGGACTGCAGGGGCTGCATGGCctagagtggggtgggggggagggcatGGGACAGTATGTGGATCTGTGGATGGATGTAGACTGTTGATTCTCATCACTCAGGCCTCTTCAGGAATAACTGGCTCATCTATACTAATCAGTCAAACAGGATATTTGCCTAAACTTCATTTGGCACTGAAAGGCCTAGACCTTTTCTTGTGACACATGTGGCCCTAAATGGTTTTCACAGAGCAGCTGCATGTGTTCAGGATGACACAGGGAAAGCAAGGACAAAATCAGAGTGCTCTAATTCGCagttaaaaatctcaaaatagaaGCATAGGTCAAATGTTTCCAAACTTCCTGTATGAAGATTTTCTTAGTATTGGACTTAATTTCACAGAACTTCCCTTACAATAATAATGCCTGTCAGCTCTTTCCTCCCCTCAACCTGGGGAAACGTTCTCTTCGAGATACAGATAGTGGAACATGTTTCTTCCCGTGAATgaagaaaagttattaaaaatggaAGTGAACTTTAGAAGTATGATTATCACAGGAACAAATTTGGCAATTCTGTTAGTCCATCTGCAAAAGGTCTGtgtaaatggaataaaagaaCGGCATTTGAAGAGTGCTgcaggggaggagaaaggagttTATGAAGCCAGAGAAATAGTCATTTAGGGGAATCTCTTcttgcaaagaaaaagaacctgcgGCAAAGGAGAAGggctgagggaattccctggtggtcca
This sequence is a window from Pseudorca crassidens isolate mPseCra1 chromosome 19, mPseCra1.hap1, whole genome shotgun sequence. Protein-coding genes within it:
- the CDK3 gene encoding cyclin-dependent kinase 3 isoform X2, with product MGANAPGAFCFQGGSAGMDVFQKVEKIGEGTYGVVYKAKNKETGQLVALKKIRLDLETEGVPSTAIREISLLKELKHPNIVRLLDVVHSEKKLYLVFEFLSQDLKKYMDSTPASKLPLHVVKSYLFQLLQGVNFCHSHRVIHRDLKPQNLLINELGAIKLADFGLARAFGVPLRSYTHEVVTLWYRAPEILLGSRFYSTAVDVWSIGCIFAEMVTRKALFPGDSEIDQLFRIFRTLGTPNEAMWPGVTQLPDYKGSFPKWTRKGLEEIVPHLEPEGKDLLMQLLQYDPSRRMSAKAALVHPYFSSTEASLAPR
- the CDK3 gene encoding cyclin-dependent kinase 3 isoform X1, producing MGANAPGAFCFQGGSAGMDVFQKVEKIGEGTYGVVYKAKNKETGQLVALKKIRLDLETEGVPSTAIREISLLKELKHPNIVRLLDVVHSEKKLYLVFEFLSQDLKKYMDSTPASKLPLHVVKSYLFQLLQGVNFCHSHRVIHRDLKPQNLLINELGAIKLADFGLARAFGVPLRSYTHEVVTLWYRAPEILLGSRFYSTAVDVWSIGCIFAEMVTRKALFPGDSEIDQLFRIFRTLGTPNEAMWPGVTQLPDYKGSFPKWTRKGLEEIVPHLEPEGKDLLMIPGASRTGSQAGRYWLCAVWVWRQLCFGAWGPGHPRAQSVSSSAATPAV